The nucleotide sequence CGATTTAAAAAGTTACATCAAAAATAGAGCGATCGGTGGAATGGTTGGAATGCGAGAAGTGACAAAAAAAAGTTTTAGTCCATTTACCCCCATGGCGTATAAGTGTCTCATTGATTTTGTGCAAAATAATGAGACAGAAAAGGAATTCAGTCTTCATTTCTTGGGAATGCATATTAATTACGACAGATTTCAAATAGCCCTCCTTGAAAAGCTGTTTCAAAATTATTTGGGTGATTATGTGTCGGTTAATATGACCTATGATTCAATTAGTTATGCGCAAACAGCTCGTATGGGAAATAGTGGGCCAATATATTTGGATAGTAATGATGCTAACCTGTGGTTCGGGAATGTTAAAGATGTTCCAGAAAGAATTTTGCAGAGCGTTTATGGAGATATAACGCCACAGATTCTGGAAGAGATAAGGTTGAGAAGTTGTAAGCAAAAGCTTGTAAATTGCAATTCTTTTGCGCCATTGTTTATAAGTAGCAATATTAATGAAGACAGGGTGTTTGAACGCATAATCGACAAGTATGAAATTGCAAAAATAATTGTTACGTCAAGTTCTTCGTCTGTCGTTGCTTGTAAACTGCGATCTATCTTGAGCGAAATTGAAGAAAGCTATAAAAGTATGTTTAATCGTGAATTTTTGAAATCGATTGCAGAAAACATTGAAGCGACGATTGTTTTTGATCGGTGGTTTCGATGTTCTAGAGATTTGATTCAACTTGACGAGCTCATCAAGAGTTTTAATTCTTGGCATGGATTCGCAGATTTGCTGAAGTGATTGATTAAATTTGGCACGTGCCGATTGATTGTGATTCAACAATTTACAATCAGGAAGGGCTTTGGCCCTTCCTGATTTATAGGTGTGTTGCAATCCTCGGTTTGCAAGTCATTGAGCGTCACCGCACGGACCGGGCAAAGGGTGTCATCCTCGATCGCATCATCCAGGCCGCCGATACAGTCTGAAGACTTTAACCCTGCACCGAGTTGGCTATTAGGATCAGGAAACAGGAAAGCGCTTTCAGTTCCTCCTCTGCTCCAACCACATGACGCTGCCGACCCGTTCTGGCCTACCAAAAAATTTATGTCAAAGATCGGCATCAATCTGCACTATCTGGCTCGGCTGGTGCAACGGAATCTGTTTAAGCAATGTGTGAGATTCTTGACTCCATTGACCATCGATAAAAACATCAAACAAATGTTTTTTACACGGATACATCTGTTAACTTTGCGAAACAGTAATGAACAAGAAATAAGAAATGATAATAAAAAAATCAAGAATTTAAACGTTCTAGAAATATTTTTTTATTTCACATGACCTTCGAAATGACCACTGCAAAAGGAGAAATCCAATGCCAAAGTAGAACACTAAAAGAAGCACCTCGAGAACTATAGAACTACCACGCACATCAAAACTACTTGACAGAAAAAATACTCCTACACACTTACTCAACATACAACAAAATGCGCGAGGTAAATTTGCACTCAAACGAAACCCAAAAAGGATAATTATGGCCACGAAAAATACGTCAAAGCAGACTTCGGCAGAAAATCTTGTCTCGATTATCCAGACTGTAAGTATGTTCAAATCCAAAACAGGAATTATATTCGCCTTGCCCAGCGGAAAACCAGCCATTTACCCTGTAGAAGTCGAATCACAAGAATTCACAACCTGGGTCAATAACACATACTTCAAGAAGTACCACAAGTTCCCTCCCGGATACGAACTCGCCCCAGCAATTAAATACGTCGTATCGGAGACGCCTTTTATACAAGGCACAAATGAAGTCCATCTCCGTTTCGGACACAACAAGGGGACAGTCTACATCGATTTAGCAAACGAGAACAACGAAGTCGTTGCGATTTCGGATACTGGCTGGGACATCACAGCTAGCGCACCTGTTTACTTCAAAAAAGTCTCAACACAACTCGCTATCCCGACACCTGAAAAATATGGCGACTATTTGAAACTGGGAGAATTCATCAATATCGACGACGACAGCAAGATGGTCCTTCTGAGCACTCTGTGTTCATTGGCCCACGGAAACTACGTTAGACCATTACTTGGTTTAATCGGACCAGAAGGCAGTGGAAAAACTTCTGCAGCAAGATTCATTAGAACTATGCTTGATCCAAACACGCCACTTGAAACCAGCGTACATACTACTCGAGACCTGATGCTGACTCTTAACAATAATGCCATTCCACTCTTAGACAACATTACGAAGTTTACACAAGCAGAAACAGACTCCCTTTGCAAGGCAACCACAGGAACTGGATCACAAGAAAGAAAATATTACACCAACCACGATCTCTTGTCTTTATACTTCCAGCGCACGACGATCTATACCGCCTTGAAATCTCCAACACAAGCGCCAGACTTCTTGGATAGAGCTCTGGAGTTCGATTTCAATCGTATACCTCACAGCCAGATGAAGTCCGACTCGGACTTACCCGCCGAGTTCGAGAAGCAGCTCCCCAACATTTTAGGCGGGTTCTACACTACAATATCTGAAGCAATGAAGCTCTTGCCAACAATAAACCTTCCGAAACATGCTCGATGGTGCGACGCGTTTAAGTTAAGCGCCGCAGCAGCAGAAGTTATTGGATACGGAGCAAATAACTACGCAGAAACATGTCTCGCCATGATCAACGCAAGAAAACAGAAATTCAGTAAGATTGCCAAGAACAATGATTCCGTAGACATGATCAAATCTATTTTACGCGAGAATAACAAGTTTACAGGGACAACTTCGAAACTTTGGCAAAAGTTGACATCGTTGACAAACGCTTACGAGGTTCCTCCAAAATGGCTTCAGTCTCCTATCGCATTAGGAAAACACCTTGGCACCATTAAAGCCGATCTTGAAGATTCCGGAATCTACTACGATAAAAAAGTCTGCAAAGAAAGGGTCTATTGTAAGCCTGGAACTTATACAAGCGTCTCCAGTAGAAGTTTCAGACGATCTTCCGGAGATTAACTACGACAATTTGTTCGGAGAGTCTGATCCAGCGAACACAACCATCGACTTTAAGTCTGAAACAACAATGGACGACGACGATCAGGATGAGTTCCATGGACTTGGCATCAACACTTCAGAATCAGAGGAAGTAGTCCCCTATCAAGGAGGTTACAAAAGCGTTTTTTCAGACTAATGGTTCTCACTTCAGACTTTTCAGAAAGGATAGATGATTGCTATCAGTGTACGTGAAGCATCTTCTTAAATTATCCTTATCTGAAAACAACTAGTCTCCTCATTTAAGCCCGGGGCAAGGGGTGGTAGCAACACCTTTTGCCCCATTTGTTTGAAGTACAATCACCAGCAAAGTTGTTTCAATAGGAAAACTACCATTCATCATGAAGTAAAATAGCCAGGACTTGTATGTTTAAAAAGCAGAAAAGGGTTTACGGGGTGGAAGGTGGAGGGTGGAAGGTGTAAAAGTACTGTTTTTATATGTATTATGTAACACAATAATATATTTATATATTTTAAAATTATAAACTATATTAGATAGTTATAAAAATTATAACCTATTGAAATAATATAATAATAATTTACATTATAAAAATTTTCATTCTACACCTTGCACCTTCCACCTTGCACCCGCGTTCCCTTTACGACTTCCATTTTTTACCAAAACTTGTCTATGGCAATGAGTTAATTTCAATCTACAATCTTTAAATACATCCCGCTTGCAAATACCAAGCAGCTTTTAGACATCTTTTCGATTGTCCAAATACAAGTTACTACTTTTACAACCGTAAGTTTACAACATAGCTTTCCAATTTACTCAAACGAATATTATTTGCTCAATTTTAATAGAGAAATTACCAATATATATTTTTGAACTTCAAAACTTGATATCAAGCAAAATAATGATAACCATATTTTTCAGGATTAAAGACATGCATCAGTTCAAGATAATAATTTTCAGACATTGCAGACACAATTGTCATGGGAGCCTTGCTAGGTCTTCGTTCTAGCGTTCAATTCGAACCATATATACTATATGAGGTCAAAAAATAAATTGTCTCGGGATTTACTTCAAACATCGTTCTCATCGAATGCTTTTGAACTCGAGATTATCTAGCTGGCATATCGTAAGATAGCCAGTGGAGGAGATGAGACCTTAAACCAGCCGGTAATGCTTACTTGAGTATGAAACCAAGGTGGCGCATATGGCGAACGAGATTCATGGCAAATCGAAGTTCTATTTACAACCACCATATGTATGCGATTAGGTGTCGGATGGTTTTGTTCTAGATTTGACTAAACCAAGGGAAGTCCATTTGCAATCGTTCAACCGTAAGGTTAGTGAGAAAACCGAAGTTGCCAATGGATGGCTGCGCATCTGTAAGGGATGCAGAGAGATGTTGATCCATAAACTTACTGAAAATATTGTCTTGATGAAAATGCTTGAATTCATTCCAACGAACAATTTGCGCGAAAATTACAACAACTTTTTGTCAAGCCATGACTATACTTCAGAAATATATCCCAACTATATCAACATCTCTCGGAAAGCCTGATGCGGGAAAACCGCCCGTCAGGAATTCATGGACGCTTAGAACGGCGACGTTCTTCTCGATCCAAGAAGAACACTTTGACCAGTGAGCATTAATTGCTTGCTGGCGGAAGTGTTCTATCTGCAATAACTACCACGAAGGCCTAGGAACTCTAGGCCTTCTTTTTCACGCAATAATTTTGAAGACCATGGACAATTCAATGGTATAAAAAACATACCGCCATAAAATCTCATTTACTGCGTTTTTCCCAGATTTCTACAGTCAGTTCCCACTCCACGGCGAAAACCCCGGAAATCGCCGTATAGGGCCAATGCCAGTTTTTGCCCGGCGAAAAGTCGATTTTCCGCTCATATTGTCGATTCCAATAGAGAAATATACCAATAAACAAAGGAGATTTTCATGTCAAAGAAAGCTGGTCAGGCAACAAACGACGGAGAAGGACCTTCTGAAAAGAAGAAGGTCGAACCCAAATACAATCCTTCCATTCTGCGCGAATGCATCCAAAACAACATGGATGCCATCAGCATCATGGAAAAGCTCGGCATTACCCATCGACAAACTTTGAAGCACTGCGTGCTGAAGTTGATGAGTGACGACAAGACCTACTATGAGGTCAAAGGATTGTATCTCAAGAACTCAAGTCGCCCCCGGGTGAACAAAAAGATGGAGCTTAAAATCCATCTGAAAAATCTTGATCTTCGAGAACTTGCCGTGGCTGAAGGAGACGAGTTCACTGTCATGGTCGAAAATGAAATGATCATATTGACCAAAGTTTGACTACTACAATCTCCATCGATGAAAGCCACACCTCAGGGTGTGGCTTTTTATTTATGCGAACATCCTTTCTCTCAAACTTCGCTATATTATAGAGAAATTATCCATATAGCCAATGTACGTTTCTACATAAAAACGTACTTTCCCCGGCAAAAACCTGATTCGGCGTTAAAATTTAACCCGTTACAGGCTGCTTGGGAGCCCTAGTCCTGGGCGCTGGCTTTTTAGAAGTCCGACTTCACCCACCTAAACTGCAATAATTGCATTGGAGCAAAAGATGAAGGTCGAACCCATTACTGAACCCAAGTCCATTAAGAGCATCAAGAAAATCCTTTCTGACAACCATCGAGACAAATTACTGTTCATCATGGGCATAAACACTGGACTTCGCGTGCAGGACTTACTTGCGCTTAAAAAGAAGGACGTCAAAGACGTCCAAGTTGGAGAGCGAGTAATCTTGCGCGAAAAGAAGACCGGCAAGGAAAACGTCTTCATCATGAACAAGGAGATCAAGATTGCTCTTGACGAGCATCTAACAACAGCAAAGCTAGAGGACAACCACTACTTATTCAAAAGTAGAAAAGGTTCGAACTATCCGCTTTCGACATATGCCGTCACCAAGTACGTCAAAGCATGGGCTGAAGCTGTGAATCTCAAAGGAAACTACGGTGCCCATACCTTGCGCAAAACTTGGTGCTACCACCAGCGCAAGACTTTCGGTGTCTCCTGGGAAGTTTTGGCGAAGCGGCTGAACCATTCCAGCCCGTCGATTACGCGCCGGTACCTCGGTATCCAGGAGGAGGAGGTGGAGGAGATACTTCTCCATACAATCTAATTAATACAGGGGCCTAGAAAGCCCCTGTATTGATGCATCACTGTAGCGTACGAGGCTAAACAACGTCTCAACATGTAATGATGATGACTCTGGTATTAATCAGTTAATATTAAATTATGCGTTCTTAGCTGGAGGGTCAGTCATGGATGGAGGAAATGGTTAGCTGTCTTGGACCATTCTACGATTTAAAAGATGCTGCAAAATATTGTGGATATAGCGTTTCATATTTCTCAAAAATTGTCAGAAAGAAAAGTATTAAACGATATGGACCGGCTCAATCGCGGTTTGCTCGTGCTGATTTAGATCAATTAATGGCCAATCCAGAAAGTTTCTCATCTATTCTCGAAATTAAACCGAGAACTCCAATCGAACTTGAGGTTTAAGATGTCCGTTCACATGCGAAAGAACAACGGCACCTACTACGTCGCCTATCGGAACGCCGAGGGCAAGCAGACGACCAAGACCTTCGGCAAAGGCCGGGAAGGACGCAGGGCTGCCCAGAAATTTGACAAGCAGGTCAAGGACCACGGTTCCGTGCAGCCGCGCACCCCAGAGGCCATCTCCGAAGAGGTGGCCGTCACCGGCAAGCTTTATCTCGACCAGCTGGCCCAGATGTACATTAACTCCCGGAAGGTCGAGGGGACGTCGATCCGCACCCTGAACGAGATCAAATCGTTCTTGAAGCGGCACCTCATCCCCGTCTTCGCACAGCGCCCAGTCGAGGAGATCAAGTACGATGAAATCGTTAAAATTGTGGCCAAGGCCTACGAGAATCGATCGCCGGTGACTCGAGGGCGGTATCTGTCCTATTTGAAGACGGTTTTCAAATTCGGAGTGGAGCACGACCTTATCGAGAAGAACCCGCTGCGCCAGTGGCATAAGCCCAGGGAGAAGCCCCGGGATACGAAGCTCACGGTCGATGATCTCCAGCAGATCAAGGCCGCAGCCGAACCCCATTTGGCCTGGGCCATCGAGGTCGCCTGGAACCTTGGGGTGCGGACCGGGCCATCGGAACTGCTTGCCCTGACCTGGGACGACATCAGCTGGGCCGAGAAGACCATCAACGTGTTCGCGACCAAGACCAACACGAGGCGGACCGTCCCGCTCTCCGACGAGTTTCTGGCGCGCCTCCAGGAGAAGAAGGCCACGGCGCAGTGCGAACGAATCGTGGAGTATCACGGACGGCCGGTGAAGCAGATCAGCCGGGCCATGAGGACGGCATGCCGGCGGGCCGGGATCACCTATCCCGTAGTGCTGTACGACGTCCGGCACCTCTTCGCCACGACCCTCCTGAACGAGGGAGGGGACCTCTCGGCGGTGAGCAAGCTTATGGGCCACTCTTCGATTCAGATGACCGCCAACAACTATTACCACCTGCTCGGCGACGAGAAGCGCCGAACCATAGCTCGGTTACCTCGGCTGGAATAGTCGGGCCAGCGATTCGATTGTTTATTGGGCATCCCAGAAGGGGTGCCCTTTTTTTTGCGCAGGGTGCCTACGTTGGGCGTTCCACTGGATTGTCCCATGTGGGACAGCCCGCAGCCTGCCCGTTTGTGGGCCGCATCCTGCCCGAATGTTATCTAAAATTCCCTCGTTATCCTGTATGGTTGGCCGAGAGGTTATCCAACCCGGTTATCCAAAAGATAAAGGGGACAGGCCGAACACGGCCTATCCCCTTGAAATCTATTGGTCGGGGCGAGGTGATTTGAACACCCGGCATCCTGCTCCCAAAGGAGCAAAGACGAGACATTTATATTGAAATAATTGGATATTTTTCAGGGGTGGATAACATTTTCTGGCTAAAACGACCCATGCCCGGCCCCTGGCGGTTATCCAGAGGTTAGCCACACGGGAGGTTGTCCAGGGGCGGTTTACCCTGAGGCAAAACTGATACAGCCAGGCCCGGACCTCGGCAATCGGATCATGAACGGCTGCCTCCCGGGTGGAGGTGGGCCGCTTTATCTTTGCCGGGTCAATGCCATTTCGTCTTGTCGAAGACGCCGCGCCGGGTAAGCTCGCCTTCCTTGTAGCCGTCGAAGTCGAAGCGGCCGGGCACACTGCCGGCGTCATGGCGCTTGTTCCTCAAGACGAAGGCTGCCACCATGGCAAGAACGCCCATGGCAAGGGCTGCGGCGATGATCCATTCCATAGGAGTGGCTGGTAGCAGGTGGGGACCGGCTTGTCATCCTGTTGGGGTATGAGAACCCGGACCGGCGGGGGCAGTCGCGAAGGGGTCATGAGAGAGGGTGGGGAAGAGACTTGCGAAGATTTTTTGCCAAGAGCCCTCAAAACGTAGCTTCCCGTATGGAACCCAGTCCCGTACGGAGCCCTTGCGCGAACGCCAAAAAACTGTAATCAGAAATACTCATGATATAGCCTGATGGTCAGGGAAAAGACGGAGCGCATCCCTTGCCCGGCTTCAACCCTTAAACCGGAAGGCACAGGATGCATCGCAGCGCACTGCTCGGGATCGGCCTGTTCCTCGCCATGGTCATGCTTCTGATCCCGGTCCTCGCCGGCCCAGCAAAGAGCGGCTCCACGGCCGTTCACCTGGCGGTCATCGCGGCCACTAGCGGTATGGCCTCGGTGCACAACCAGGCCTCCCTTAGGGGCCTGTATTTGGCTGCGGCCAAGATCAACTCCCGCGGGGGCTGCCTCGGGAGCCCCCTTGAACTGACGGTTCTGGATAACCAAAGTACGTCCCTGGGCTCCAGGAGAGCCGCTCAGGAAGCCGTGCGTCTGGGGGTCGCCGCAGTGCTCGGGCCGATCTGGAGCTCCCATTCCCTGGCCGCCGCCCCGGTCCTCCAGGCGGCCGGCATCCCCATGATCACGCCTCTGTCCACCAACACTCGGGTAACCCAGGTCGGGGACCACATCTTCCGGACCTGCTTT is from Solidesulfovibrio magneticus RS-1 and encodes:
- a CDS encoding helix-turn-helix domain-containing protein, with protein sequence MEEMVSCLGPFYDLKDAAKYCGYSVSYFSKIVRKKSIKRYGPAQSRFARADLDQLMANPESFSSILEIKPRTPIELEV
- a CDS encoding tyrosine-type recombinase/integrase, which gives rise to MKVEPITEPKSIKSIKKILSDNHRDKLLFIMGINTGLRVQDLLALKKKDVKDVQVGERVILREKKTGKENVFIMNKEIKIALDEHLTTAKLEDNHYLFKSRKGSNYPLSTYAVTKYVKAWAEAVNLKGNYGAHTLRKTWCYHQRKTFGVSWEVLAKRLNHSSPSITRRYLGIQEEEVEEILLHTI
- a CDS encoding tyrosine-type recombinase/integrase; its protein translation is MRKNNGTYYVAYRNAEGKQTTKTFGKGREGRRAAQKFDKQVKDHGSVQPRTPEAISEEVAVTGKLYLDQLAQMYINSRKVEGTSIRTLNEIKSFLKRHLIPVFAQRPVEEIKYDEIVKIVAKAYENRSPVTRGRYLSYLKTVFKFGVEHDLIEKNPLRQWHKPREKPRDTKLTVDDLQQIKAAAEPHLAWAIEVAWNLGVRTGPSELLALTWDDISWAEKTINVFATKTNTRRTVPLSDEFLARLQEKKATAQCERIVEYHGRPVKQISRAMRTACRRAGITYPVVLYDVRHLFATTLLNEGGDLSAVSKLMGHSSIQMTANNYYHLLGDEKRRTIARLPRLE